The Williamwhitmania taraxaci genome window below encodes:
- a CDS encoding ROK family protein has product MKEITLGIDIGGTNTVFGAVDLEGKCYFEGRIRTQDFKSFTEFVAELRFAIDKHIGTLDFSHQILGIGVGAPNGNFYTGSLDLAPNLPWKGKVEVAKEFKAQFDLPVWVTNDAKAAAIGEMMYGAAKGMRDFLVITLGTGLGSGFVVNGNLIYGHDGFAGEFGHVIVSHDGRECGCGRHGCLETYASATGIKRTVYKQLADSLKPSSLRSVSFDLLSADMISKAAEAGDEVAIQAFEYTGQILGSKLADVVHIFSPEAIILFGGLAKAGELILAPVKHHMELNLLPIFRNKVKVLPSGIHGSNAAVLGAAALAWKELGFSVK; this is encoded by the coding sequence ATGAAGGAAATTACTTTAGGAATTGACATAGGAGGAACTAATACGGTATTTGGGGCGGTGGATCTCGAGGGTAAGTGCTACTTTGAGGGTAGAATACGGACCCAGGATTTCAAATCGTTCACCGAGTTTGTTGCAGAGTTGCGCTTCGCTATTGACAAGCACATAGGAACTCTCGATTTTTCCCACCAAATTCTAGGGATAGGAGTGGGTGCTCCCAATGGAAATTTTTATACTGGATCGCTGGATCTTGCACCTAACCTTCCATGGAAGGGAAAGGTTGAGGTTGCAAAGGAGTTCAAAGCCCAGTTCGATCTACCGGTTTGGGTTACTAACGATGCCAAAGCAGCAGCAATCGGCGAAATGATGTATGGAGCGGCTAAGGGAATGCGTGACTTTTTGGTGATAACCTTAGGCACTGGCCTTGGAAGTGGGTTTGTCGTTAATGGAAACCTTATATACGGTCACGATGGGTTTGCCGGCGAGTTTGGGCATGTTATTGTTAGCCACGATGGCCGGGAATGTGGTTGCGGTAGGCATGGATGCCTGGAAACGTATGCTTCGGCTACGGGCATTAAGCGCACAGTATACAAGCAGTTGGCGGATAGTTTAAAACCCAGCTCGTTGCGATCTGTTAGTTTCGACTTGCTTTCGGCTGATATGATTTCAAAGGCTGCTGAGGCCGGTGATGAAGTTGCTATTCAGGCGTTTGAGTATACAGGACAAATTTTGGGTAGTAAGCTGGCCGATGTTGTTCACATCTTTAGCCCTGAAGCTATAATCCTCTTTGGTGGTCTTGCTAAGGCAGGGGAACTTATTCTTGCACCCGTAAAGCATCATATGGAGTTGAACCTATTGCCAATATTTAGAAATAAGGTAAAAGTTTTACCATCAGGAATTCATGGTTCCAATGCAGCAGTGCTTGGAGCTGCAGCCCTCGCTTGGAAAGAGCTAGGGTTTTCGGTTAAATAG
- a CDS encoding pyridoxamine 5'-phosphate oxidase family protein — protein sequence MAVLDPRVVEFIHEHYVLTLATSFEEEPYCTSCFFSFLDEENSFVVLSDKDTRHIRDASHNIFVAGTIHNEARSYDQVRGVQYQGILIEPTGELFQKARKAYLTKFPTAVISTSTLWLIDLTFVKMTDIKLGNGKKILWKKL from the coding sequence ATGGCCGTTCTCGATCCTAGGGTAGTTGAATTTATCCATGAGCATTACGTATTAACCCTGGCCACCTCCTTTGAAGAGGAGCCTTACTGTACTTCTTGCTTTTTCTCCTTTTTGGACGAAGAAAACAGTTTTGTAGTACTCTCCGATAAAGATACTCGGCACATTCGCGATGCCTCTCACAATATTTTTGTGGCAGGAACCATACACAACGAGGCTAGAAGTTACGATCAGGTAAGGGGGGTTCAATATCAGGGTATTCTGATTGAGCCCACAGGGGAATTATTTCAAAAGGCTCGAAAAGCCTACCTTACAAAGTTCCCCACTGCGGTTATTAGCACATCGACTCTTTGGCTTATCGATCTTACCTTTGTAAAAATGACCGATATTAAGCTGGGAAACGGGAAAAAGATCCTTTGGAAGAAGTTGTAA
- a CDS encoding sugar transferase, with the protein MSWIWLKRLLDYTLGLLLVLLFLPLILAIWLILKLLFRCNPIYKQERIGQNGKHFNIIKFRTIDPHTQLPTHRLSPFLRKTNLDELPQLFQVLAGKLSLVGPRPHLAEHVAMYEEWQKERLMAKPGITGLRQISTTKKLRFNEHLELDVEYIKRWSLVLDLVIIVKTAGLQLKKFWIALENKS; encoded by the coding sequence ATGTCGTGGATCTGGCTCAAGCGTTTATTAGACTATACATTAGGACTCCTTTTGGTCCTCCTTTTTTTACCGTTAATATTAGCCATTTGGCTGATATTAAAGCTACTTTTTCGATGTAATCCAATATACAAGCAGGAGCGAATAGGCCAGAACGGGAAGCACTTTAACATCATAAAATTTCGCACCATCGATCCGCATACCCAATTGCCAACCCATAGGCTTTCGCCATTCCTACGAAAAACCAACCTCGATGAACTCCCTCAACTCTTTCAGGTTTTGGCAGGAAAACTCTCGTTAGTTGGACCTCGGCCGCACTTAGCTGAGCACGTGGCCATGTATGAGGAATGGCAGAAGGAGCGACTTATGGCTAAGCCAGGGATTACCGGGCTTCGGCAAATATCCACCACCAAAAAATTGCGATTTAACGAGCATCTTGAGTTGGACGTGGAGTATATAAAAAGATGGAGCCTAGTTCTCGACCTCGTAATTATTGTAAAGACGGCAGGACTCCAACTTAAAAAGTTCTGGATTGCTTTAGAGAACAAATCCTAG
- a CDS encoding sugar transferase, with translation MAPLFYYLSTYFFQLFFFFLCWQLIAIITGKFNIGRHKTVFNALTVVLISNALALLLFVVIKNLLPPLSFSRIVLFTLSGLATLAELILFGLAEIVYHKEEIPGVDVDVQEEFISKYRFDHAAILDRLNVKELAKHHRTTKISHEIEEEVGTAACNFISQYVDIKEGTTAIVSTTTRFNVEHLPEKKYAGIVNLKKTNDIRYINKFFESVNAKLCHDGMFVGCVETMELRKMRILKKFVWGVSHVYFFFDFILKRLFPKFPITKQLYFFLTRGQNRVLSKAETLGRLYSCGFYVISEGEMDGYYWFAVAKNSKPAFDSNPTYGPLIRLKRIGKGGKIIKVYKMRTMHPYAEYLQEYIYETNKLDEGGKFKNDFRVSALGKFMRKYWIDELPMIINLLRGDLKIVGIRPLSKHYYSLYTKELQENRIKTKPGLVPPFYADLPNSLEEIMDSESRYLAAYNIAPFKTDVRYFIKAFKNIVFKRALSK, from the coding sequence ATGGCTCCACTATTTTATTACCTTTCAACCTACTTTTTTCAACTCTTCTTCTTCTTTTTATGTTGGCAGTTAATTGCAATAATTACCGGTAAATTTAATATAGGAAGACATAAAACGGTATTTAATGCGCTAACCGTTGTGTTAATTTCAAACGCATTAGCCCTTTTGCTTTTTGTCGTCATTAAGAATCTTCTCCCACCCCTAAGTTTTTCACGGATAGTTTTGTTTACCCTTTCCGGACTGGCCACCCTCGCGGAGTTAATTCTGTTTGGACTTGCCGAAATTGTATACCATAAAGAGGAGATTCCTGGAGTGGACGTCGACGTACAGGAAGAGTTTATTTCCAAGTATCGATTCGACCATGCCGCCATCCTGGATCGACTCAATGTCAAAGAGTTGGCTAAGCATCATCGAACAACTAAGATTTCTCATGAAATAGAGGAAGAAGTGGGTACCGCGGCTTGCAATTTTATTTCTCAATATGTAGATATAAAGGAGGGCACCACTGCGATTGTGAGCACAACCACCCGCTTTAACGTAGAACACCTTCCTGAAAAAAAATACGCTGGAATAGTTAACCTGAAAAAGACTAATGATATTCGCTATATAAATAAGTTCTTTGAGTCAGTAAATGCCAAACTTTGCCACGACGGAATGTTTGTTGGGTGTGTAGAGACAATGGAACTGCGGAAAATGAGGATACTAAAGAAATTTGTGTGGGGAGTTTCTCACGTTTACTTCTTTTTCGACTTCATTCTGAAGCGACTCTTTCCAAAATTCCCCATCACCAAGCAACTATACTTTTTTTTAACAAGGGGCCAAAACAGAGTGTTATCAAAGGCGGAAACCCTTGGTCGGTTGTACTCTTGCGGTTTTTATGTTATTAGCGAAGGCGAGATGGATGGATACTACTGGTTTGCTGTTGCCAAAAACAGTAAACCAGCCTTTGATTCGAATCCCACATACGGACCACTCATTCGTTTGAAGCGCATTGGAAAAGGGGGTAAAATTATTAAGGTATACAAGATGCGCACCATGCACCCATATGCCGAATACCTTCAAGAGTATATCTACGAAACCAACAAGCTCGACGAAGGTGGTAAATTTAAGAACGATTTCAGAGTTAGCGCACTTGGCAAGTTTATGAGGAAATACTGGATTGATGAGCTACCGATGATTATCAATTTACTTCGCGGCGATCTAAAGATAGTAGGTATACGACCTCTATCAAAGCATTATTATAGCCTATATACCAAGGAACTTCAGGAGAACAGAATTAAAACAAAACCGGGACTAGTACCCCCGTTTTACGCTGATTTGCCAAACTCGCTGGAAGAGATTATGGATTCGGAGAGCAGGTACCTCGCGGCTTATAACATAGCACCTTTTAAAACGGACGTTCGTTACTTCATTAAGGCATTTAAAAATATTGTATTCAAACGAGCACTGAGCAAATAA
- the cysS gene encoding cysteine--tRNA ligase: MEFTKFSIYNTLTRRKEEFKPINPAHVGLYVCGPTVYGDPHLGHARPAITFDLLFRFLTEIGYKVRYVRNITDVGHLENDADQGEDKIEKKARLEQLEPMEVVQYYTNRYHQFMDELNVLSPSIEPHASGHIIEQIEMIKRIHDNGFAYTKNGSVYFDVEAYNAKYNYGKLSGRVLDDMMANTRALDGQTDKKNPFDFALWKEASPEHIMRWPSPWSVGFPGWHLECSAMSTKYLGETFDIHGGGMDLMFPHHECEIAQSTASQGKEAVHYWMHNNMLTINGQKMGKSLGNFITLEELFLGSHPILEKAYSPMTIRFFTLQAHYRSTLDFSNEALQAAEKGLQRLQKAFDSIKKIKASDQSTLIVEDLHARCLEAMSDDLNSPIAISILFDWVRNINNLLDGKEKLIAADIIRLQSIFDLWMLKILGLKGQLEDGASTERLSGLVELLLNFRMDAKKNKDFAQSDKIRDELLKLGIVVKDKKDGFDWELE; this comes from the coding sequence ATGGAATTTACAAAGTTTAGTATCTACAACACCCTTACCAGGAGGAAAGAGGAGTTTAAGCCAATAAATCCGGCTCACGTAGGATTGTATGTTTGCGGACCAACCGTATATGGTGATCCGCACTTGGGACATGCCCGTCCAGCCATTACATTCGATTTGCTTTTTCGTTTCTTGACGGAGATAGGATATAAAGTGCGATATGTACGCAACATTACCGATGTTGGACACCTTGAGAATGATGCCGATCAGGGGGAGGATAAAATTGAGAAGAAGGCAAGGCTAGAACAGCTGGAGCCCATGGAGGTTGTGCAGTACTACACCAATCGCTACCATCAGTTTATGGACGAGCTTAATGTGCTTTCGCCAAGCATAGAGCCCCACGCCAGTGGACATATCATCGAACAGATTGAGATGATTAAGCGCATCCATGATAATGGTTTTGCTTACACAAAGAACGGTTCGGTCTACTTTGATGTGGAAGCATATAATGCAAAATACAACTACGGAAAACTTTCGGGGCGTGTACTGGACGACATGATGGCCAACACACGCGCGCTCGACGGTCAGACCGACAAGAAAAATCCCTTCGACTTTGCGTTATGGAAGGAGGCCTCGCCCGAGCATATCATGCGCTGGCCATCGCCTTGGAGTGTTGGCTTTCCGGGATGGCATCTTGAGTGCTCGGCAATGAGCACCAAATACCTCGGCGAGACTTTTGATATTCACGGAGGTGGAATGGATCTGATGTTCCCTCACCACGAGTGCGAAATTGCTCAAAGCACCGCCTCGCAAGGGAAGGAAGCTGTGCACTATTGGATGCACAACAATATGCTCACCATTAATGGGCAAAAGATGGGCAAGTCGCTGGGGAATTTTATTACCCTCGAGGAACTTTTTCTCGGTAGTCACCCAATCCTAGAGAAGGCCTACAGTCCTATGACTATTCGTTTCTTTACCCTTCAGGCACACTATCGCAGCACGCTGGACTTCTCAAATGAGGCGTTACAAGCTGCGGAGAAAGGGCTTCAGCGGTTGCAAAAAGCATTTGATTCGATTAAGAAGATTAAGGCTTCCGACCAATCGACCTTGATCGTGGAGGATTTGCATGCGCGTTGCCTCGAAGCGATGAGCGACGACCTAAATAGTCCTATTGCTATCTCTATCCTTTTCGATTGGGTTCGAAACATCAATAACTTGCTGGATGGCAAGGAGAAACTTATAGCGGCTGACATTATTCGGCTTCAGAGTATTTTCGACCTATGGATGCTAAAGATCTTGGGTTTGAAGGGACAACTTGAGGATGGTGCCTCTACCGAACGGCTCTCGGGGCTGGTGGAGTTGCTTCTCAACTTCCGTATGGATGCCAAGAAGAATAAGGACTTTGCCCAATCGGACAAGATTCGCGACGAGTTGCTGAAGCTGGGTATTGTGGTAAAAGATAAAAAGGATGGATTCGACTGGGAGTTGGAGTAA